Below is a genomic region from Methanothermobacter tenebrarum.
GGTGCGTAACCTACCAGATGGCAGAGTCGAAGCCGTCCTTGAAGGCGAAAAAGAAAATGTGGAAAAAGTAATAGAGTTTTGCAAGGTGGGACCGCGCGGGGCTAAAGTCACCAACATTGAAATAAACTGGGAGGAATACAAGGGAGAATTCAAAAAC
It encodes:
- a CDS encoding acylphosphatase codes for the protein MKVRAHIFITGRVQGVFFRYKTQDVAMAHDVKGWVRNLPDGRVEAVLEGEKENVEKVIEFCKVGPRGAKVTNIEINWEEYKGEFKNFQIRY